One window of Novosphingobium sp. P6W genomic DNA carries:
- a CDS encoding PAS domain-containing protein, with translation MTFLTGGGECSTLIEAKDWAATPLGPINAWPQSLKTATAILLRSPVPIVMLWGEQGVMLYNDAYSAFAGIRHPELLGTNVRDGWSEVADFNDNVMRVGLAGGTLNYRDQELTLHRHGQPEQVWMNLDYSPVLGEDGEPAGVICILSDTTERITAERRTAFLLSLSDELRPLSTPADIMSLAAVRLGEWLGASRVFYAEIAGSMMTVERDYARGVSSIVGRHSLEAFGPDLLRAYRSGLPVVVRDVSSDERLGAEASAGLQSREVGAFVDVVLFEEEDWVGLLAVQSATPRIWTAAEESLVQEVGERIRPAIERAHAEVRLRTLNETLEQQVVERTAKLRRYHDIVEATVAPICAFDTEFRLIAYNQAHNDEFRRVNGFDTRIGDVFPDQFIPEQGARMRALMARALAGESFTEVAGFGRPELGTPYWEISYTPLRDMAGTVIGAFHNAIDISARLIAQGELEAAQEALRQSQKMEAMGSLTGGVAHDFNNLLTPIIGSLDLLLRRNVGNEREQMLIGGALQSAERAKTLVQRLLAFARRQPLQTTAVDVKLLVDSMLDLISSTLGPTINVHLDVSDDLPPAIADANQLEMALLNLAVNARDAMPDGGKLVIKAERTSVLDGLIPGIDAGNYICLGVHDTGSGMDEDTRLRAVEPFFSTKGIGKGTGLGLSMVHGLLAQLDGGLTIASVVGQGTSIDLWLPAGTATASNDEGNSSAELLLTVASTQRGIALLVDDEELVRISTANMLNDLGYQVVEAHSGEDALRQIREGLCPDLLVTDHLMPGMSGTQLAKELNSSCPDLPVLIISGYADAEGIAPDIARLTKPFRNYELAASLSALNFSPRSVGNNQRS, from the coding sequence ATGACATTCCTGACAGGCGGCGGTGAATGCAGCACGCTTATTGAAGCAAAGGATTGGGCAGCAACGCCGCTTGGTCCGATAAACGCATGGCCACAAAGCCTCAAGACCGCCACTGCCATCCTGCTTCGATCCCCCGTGCCGATCGTCATGCTGTGGGGCGAACAAGGCGTGATGCTCTACAACGATGCCTATTCCGCATTTGCCGGCATCCGGCATCCCGAACTGCTCGGAACCAATGTTCGTGACGGTTGGTCCGAGGTTGCAGATTTCAACGACAACGTCATGCGCGTTGGCTTAGCCGGCGGAACTCTGAACTACCGGGATCAAGAGCTGACGCTACATCGGCATGGCCAACCCGAGCAGGTCTGGATGAACCTCGACTACTCGCCCGTGCTTGGCGAAGACGGAGAGCCCGCCGGGGTCATCTGTATCCTTTCCGATACCACCGAACGCATTACGGCCGAACGTCGGACGGCTTTCCTGCTATCTCTTTCGGACGAGCTCCGCCCGCTCAGCACACCTGCCGATATCATGTCGCTTGCGGCGGTGCGCCTGGGAGAATGGCTCGGCGCAAGCCGGGTATTCTACGCTGAAATCGCCGGTAGCATGATGACGGTCGAACGCGACTATGCCCGCGGGGTCTCGTCGATCGTTGGCCGGCACTCCCTCGAGGCTTTTGGACCAGACCTTCTACGCGCCTATCGCTCTGGCCTGCCTGTCGTGGTTCGCGACGTGAGCAGTGACGAGAGGCTTGGCGCCGAAGCCAGCGCAGGCCTTCAATCCCGCGAGGTGGGTGCTTTCGTTGATGTCGTCCTGTTCGAGGAGGAGGACTGGGTCGGCTTGCTCGCGGTGCAAAGTGCAACGCCCAGAATATGGACGGCGGCGGAGGAAAGCCTTGTTCAGGAAGTGGGTGAGCGAATAAGGCCAGCAATCGAACGCGCTCACGCGGAAGTGAGATTGCGGACGTTGAACGAGACGCTTGAGCAGCAGGTCGTCGAACGAACCGCCAAGCTGCGTCGCTATCATGACATCGTCGAAGCAACCGTCGCGCCGATCTGCGCCTTCGACACCGAGTTCCGATTGATCGCCTACAACCAGGCGCACAACGATGAGTTCAGACGGGTCAATGGCTTCGACACCCGGATCGGCGATGTCTTTCCTGATCAGTTCATTCCCGAGCAGGGCGCAAGGATGCGCGCGCTGATGGCCCGCGCACTGGCGGGTGAAAGCTTCACCGAGGTCGCAGGCTTCGGAAGGCCGGAACTCGGCACTCCGTATTGGGAAATAAGCTATACCCCGCTGCGTGACATGGCCGGAACCGTCATCGGTGCCTTCCATAACGCGATCGACATCTCAGCCCGGCTGATCGCGCAAGGCGAACTGGAAGCGGCTCAAGAAGCGCTGCGCCAGAGTCAGAAGATGGAGGCCATGGGCAGCCTTACCGGCGGTGTCGCGCACGATTTCAACAATCTGCTCACGCCCATCATCGGCTCGCTCGATTTGCTGCTGCGTCGAAATGTAGGAAACGAGCGCGAGCAGATGCTCATCGGCGGCGCGTTGCAATCCGCTGAACGAGCAAAGACCCTTGTTCAGCGCCTGTTGGCTTTCGCGCGCCGTCAGCCACTCCAGACCACTGCAGTCGATGTAAAACTGCTTGTCGACAGCATGCTCGATCTGATTAGTTCGACGCTTGGCCCCACGATCAATGTTCACCTCGATGTGTCCGACGATCTGCCTCCCGCCATCGCCGATGCTAACCAGTTGGAGATGGCGCTCTTGAATCTGGCCGTGAATGCACGCGATGCAATGCCGGATGGCGGGAAGCTCGTTATCAAGGCTGAGCGAACAAGTGTGCTGGACGGCCTGATTCCCGGGATCGATGCAGGGAACTATATCTGCCTGGGCGTCCATGACACCGGCTCCGGGATGGACGAAGATACTCGTTTGCGTGCGGTTGAACCGTTCTTCTCCACAAAGGGCATCGGGAAGGGCACCGGACTTGGGTTGTCGATGGTGCACGGCCTGCTTGCACAGCTCGACGGAGGACTGACGATCGCCAGCGTGGTGGGGCAGGGCACCAGCATCGATTTATGGCTCCCGGCCGGCACGGCGACGGCCTCGAACGATGAGGGGAACTCATCGGCAGAGTTGTTGCTCACTGTGGCATCTACCCAGCGCGGCATCGCGCTCCTCGTGGACGATGAAGAGCTGGTCCGCATAAGCACTGCCAACATGCTGAACGACCTGGGCTATCAGGTGGTCGAGGCGCATTCGGGGGAAGACGCACTGCGTCAGATACGCGAAGGTCTGTGTCCTGACCTCCTGGTGACCGACCATCTGATGCCTGGCATGAGCGGTACGCAATTGGCCAAGGAGCTGAATTCCAGTTGCCCTGATCTCCCGGTGCTAATCATTTCGGGTTACGCCGATGCCGAGGGTATCGCCCCCGATATTGCGCGGCTGACCAAACCATTCAGAAATTACGAACTGGCGGCTAGCCTGTCAGCCTTGAATTTCTCACCGAGGAGCGTCGGCAACAATCAACGTTCCTAA